One region of Herpetosiphonaceae bacterium genomic DNA includes:
- a CDS encoding TraB/GumN family protein — MSTHFLRHAYACIALFICSTAAHAADQQHHMLWSLQGKTNKVYLLGSMHLLKESEKLPAAIDSAYADADALIMELDMDDLDPQQMQQAALELAMQPEGRTLQQQLGPKFYEQFAAKTRALGIEPAMLD, encoded by the coding sequence ATGTCCACCCACTTTCTCCGGCACGCGTACGCGTGCATCGCGCTATTCATTTGCTCAACGGCAGCGCACGCGGCCGATCAGCAGCATCACATGCTGTGGTCGCTGCAGGGCAAGACCAACAAGGTCTATCTGCTCGGCTCCATGCACCTGCTGAAGGAAAGCGAGAAGCTGCCTGCGGCCATCGACTCCGCCTATGCAGATGCCGACGCGCTGATCATGGAGCTGGACATGGACGATCTCGATCCCCAGCAGATGCAACAGGCCGCCCTGGAGCTGGCAATGCAGCCCGAAGGCCGCACGCTGCAGCAGCAGCTCGGACCGAAGTTCTACGAGCAGTTCGCAGCGAAGACGCGCGCGCTGGGAATCGAGCCGGCGATGCTCGATC